The following proteins come from a genomic window of Fontisubflavum oceani:
- the metG gene encoding methionine--tRNA ligase has translation MARTLITSAIPYINGIKHLGNLIGSQLPADLYARYLRARGQEVLFLCATDEHGTPAELAAAKAGKPVAEYCAEMWEVQAHLAEGFRLSFDHFGRSSSPQNHKLTQHFAGRLAEAGLIEEVSEKQVYSNADGRFLPDRYIEGTCPNCGYDKARGDQCENCTKQLDPTDLIEPRSAISGSTDLEVRETKHLYLRQSALRGQLSDWIDSKSDWPILTTSIAKKWLNDGDGLQDRGITRDLDWGVPVKRGEEPWPGMEDKVFYVWFDAPIEYIACGAEWVDAGKGSDWERWWRTDKGADDVRYVQFMGKDNVPFHTLSFPATIIGSGEPWKLVDYIKSFNYLNYDGGQFSTSQGRGVFMDQALEILPSDYWRWWLLSHAPETSDSEFTWEAFQQDVNKDLADVLGNFVSRITKFCRSKFGEAVPEGGSYGPQEEALIADLQSRLTAYQTHMDSIDIRKAAAELRAIWTLGNEYLQSAAPWTAFKTDPERAAAITRLALNLIPFYATLSAPFIPDAAKTMLTAMNADADWPEDAASALAALPAGHAFTVPDVLFSKIADDAREEWQTRFAGVRT, from the coding sequence ATGGCGCGCACGCTCATCACCTCGGCAATCCCTTACATCAACGGGATCAAACATTTGGGCAATCTGATCGGCAGCCAATTGCCCGCCGATCTCTACGCCCGTTACCTGCGCGCGCGGGGCCAAGAGGTTCTGTTCCTCTGCGCAACCGACGAACACGGCACGCCTGCGGAACTCGCCGCAGCCAAGGCTGGCAAACCGGTTGCAGAGTATTGCGCCGAAATGTGGGAGGTTCAGGCGCATCTGGCCGAGGGCTTCCGTCTGTCTTTCGACCATTTCGGGCGCTCGTCCAGCCCGCAGAACCACAAGCTGACGCAGCATTTCGCAGGCCGTTTGGCCGAGGCTGGGCTAATCGAAGAGGTGTCTGAGAAGCAGGTCTATTCCAACGCCGATGGCCGGTTCCTGCCGGATCGCTATATCGAAGGCACCTGCCCCAATTGTGGCTATGACAAAGCCCGAGGCGATCAGTGCGAAAACTGCACCAAGCAGCTTGATCCGACCGACCTGATCGAGCCGCGTTCGGCGATTTCTGGCTCGACCGACTTGGAAGTGCGCGAGACCAAGCACCTGTATCTGCGCCAATCCGCGCTTCGCGGGCAGTTGAGCGACTGGATCGACAGCAAGAGCGACTGGCCGATCCTGACCACATCGATTGCCAAAAAGTGGCTGAACGATGGCGACGGGTTGCAGGACCGCGGCATCACGCGCGACCTCGACTGGGGCGTGCCGGTGAAGCGCGGCGAGGAGCCCTGGCCCGGCATGGAAGACAAGGTGTTCTATGTCTGGTTCGACGCGCCCATCGAATACATCGCTTGCGGCGCGGAATGGGTCGATGCGGGCAAAGGCAGCGATTGGGAACGCTGGTGGCGGACCGACAAAGGCGCCGATGATGTGCGGTATGTGCAGTTCATGGGCAAGGACAATGTGCCGTTCCACACGCTCAGCTTTCCCGCCACGATTATTGGCTCGGGCGAGCCGTGGAAGTTGGTCGATTATATAAAATCTTTCAATTACTTGAACTATGATGGCGGGCAGTTCAGCACCTCGCAGGGGCGCGGCGTGTTCATGGATCAAGCGTTGGAGATTTTGCCCTCCGACTACTGGCGCTGGTGGCTTTTGAGCCATGCGCCCGAGACCTCTGATAGTGAGTTCACCTGGGAGGCGTTCCAACAGGATGTGAACAAAGACCTGGCCGATGTGTTGGGCAATTTCGTCAGCCGGATCACCAAATTCTGCCGCTCGAAATTCGGTGAGGCCGTGCCCGAAGGCGGATCGTATGGCCCGCAAGAAGAGGCGTTGATCGCCGACCTGCAAAGCCGCCTGACCGCCTATCAAACCCATATGGACTCGATCGACATCCGCAAAGCCGCCGCCGAGCTCCGGGCGATCTGGACCCTTGGCAACGAATATCTGCAATCCGCAGCCCCTTGGACTGCGTTCAAAACCGACCCAGAGCGTGCCGCCGCGATCACTCGGCTGGCGCTGAACCTGATCCCGTTTTACGCGACCCTTTCGGCGCCGTTCATCCCCGATGCGGCCAAAACGATGCTGACCGCGATGAATGCGGACGCCGACTGGCCCGAAGATGCTGCATCGGCGCTCGCCGCCTTACCCGCCGGCCACGCGTTCACTGTCCCCGATGTGCTCTTCTCCAAAATTGCAGATGACGCGCGGGAAGAGTGGCAGACGCGCTTCGCCGGTGTGAGAACCTGA
- a CDS encoding 3-hydroxyacyl-CoA dehydrogenase NAD-binding domain-containing protein: protein MTGQMAVLGAGKTGVGWAARFALMGWHVRVFDPAPKAKTRLSGAILAARACLPALYDVALPPAGAITYHNSLAEAVSGVDWVQDGLPDRLALKRKMYQAVQASLAENAIIAARSKSADADELQDCATRPEQIVTVAAEGPIWLSPVCGVAGGAEDAGAGDDQGPVDLAKHWNARLGGARPGATSYRAVAGNGGCGFAHLKGAERRWDWGDAGGA, encoded by the coding sequence ATGACGGGTCAGATGGCCGTTTTGGGTGCTGGTAAGACCGGTGTTGGTTGGGCCGCGCGCTTTGCATTGATGGGGTGGCATGTGCGGGTCTTCGACCCTGCGCCAAAAGCCAAAACGCGTTTGAGCGGGGCGATTCTCGCGGCACGCGCCTGTCTGCCCGCGCTTTATGACGTGGCTTTGCCACCGGCCGGTGCAATCACCTATCACAACAGCTTGGCCGAGGCTGTAAGTGGCGTCGATTGGGTGCAGGATGGATTGCCCGACCGTTTGGCGCTGAAGCGGAAAATGTACCAAGCGGTCCAAGCCAGTTTGGCCGAAAATGCCATCATCGCGGCGCGATCCAAGAGTGCCGATGCGGATGAGCTGCAGGATTGCGCAACGCGGCCAGAGCAGATCGTGACCGTAGCCGCCGAAGGGCCGATTTGGCTTTCGCCGGTGTGTGGTGTTGCAGGCGGGGCGGAAGACGCCGGAGCCGGTGATGACCAAGGCCCGGTCGATCTTGCAAAGCATTGGAATGCGCGTCTTGGTGGCGCCAGACCCGGTGCCACTTCTTACCGGGCTGTCGCCGGAAACGGCGGTTGCGGTTTTGCGCACCTTAAAGGCGCGGAACGCCGATGGGATTGGGGCGATGCTGGCGGCGCATGA
- a CDS encoding FAD-binding oxidoreductase, with the protein MSEIETILRQSLPAAVFRSAEPRYLEEPRGRYIGQALAVLAPGSTEEVATIIRACAESGTPVVPYGGGTGLVGGQLAGDGPAPIVLSLERMQAVRALDPVGATMTVEAGAILADIHDAAGAEGLIFPLTLASQGSARIGGLLSTNAGGVNVIRYGNARDLCLGLEAVLPDGAILHGLSPLRKDNTGYDLRHLLIGAEGTLGVITAATLRLFPEPAQTGAAMMVVPNPDAALQLLRMTQARIGDGVSGFELIGRMGLTFLDEVGPDLRQPFVERPDWMCLIDLGLGADQNPAEALETLFAEAFEAGVVTDGVIAQSEAQRQEFWTLRESIPIANRRIGSISSHDISVPVAAIPGFIAEAPGRLAEIGRYRINCFGHLGDGNLHYNVFPEQGRSREDHEAERGAIKTCVHDLVHEMGGSVSAEHGIGRLKVEDLERYGDPAKLAAMRAIKQALDPKGIMNPGAVLR; encoded by the coding sequence ATGTCAGAGATCGAGACCATCTTGCGCCAATCGCTCCCCGCGGCGGTCTTCCGGTCCGCGGAACCGCGCTATCTGGAAGAGCCACGTGGTCGATATATCGGACAGGCCCTGGCAGTCTTGGCACCCGGATCAACCGAAGAGGTGGCCACGATCATCCGCGCCTGCGCCGAGAGCGGCACACCCGTGGTGCCTTATGGTGGCGGAACGGGCCTGGTCGGCGGGCAACTTGCCGGTGACGGCCCGGCCCCAATTGTCCTGTCGCTGGAACGGATGCAGGCGGTCCGCGCCTTGGACCCGGTTGGCGCGACAATGACTGTCGAAGCGGGGGCTATCTTGGCCGATATACATGATGCGGCCGGGGCGGAGGGGCTGATCTTCCCGCTGACATTGGCCAGCCAAGGCTCGGCGCGGATCGGCGGGCTGTTGTCGACCAATGCGGGCGGCGTGAATGTCATCCGCTATGGCAATGCGCGTGATTTGTGTTTGGGGCTTGAGGCGGTTTTGCCCGATGGCGCGATCTTGCACGGGCTATCGCCCTTGCGGAAAGACAACACCGGTTATGATCTCCGCCATCTTCTGATTGGGGCCGAAGGCACGCTTGGCGTGATCACAGCGGCCACGCTTCGGCTCTTTCCGGAACCGGCGCAGACTGGGGCGGCGATGATGGTGGTGCCAAATCCGGACGCGGCATTACAGCTTTTGCGAATGACCCAGGCTCGGATCGGCGATGGTGTCTCCGGCTTCGAGTTGATCGGGCGGATGGGGCTGACATTTCTCGATGAGGTTGGACCCGATCTGCGTCAGCCATTTGTGGAGCGGCCCGATTGGATGTGCCTGATCGATCTGGGCCTTGGCGCCGATCAAAACCCGGCAGAAGCCTTGGAAACGCTTTTTGCGGAGGCGTTTGAAGCGGGTGTCGTTACTGATGGCGTTATCGCGCAATCAGAGGCGCAGCGGCAGGAGTTCTGGACCCTCCGGGAAAGCATTCCCATCGCGAACCGGCGGATTGGGTCGATCTCTAGCCATGACATTTCGGTGCCCGTCGCGGCGATCCCCGGGTTCATTGCCGAAGCGCCGGGGCGGTTGGCGGAGATCGGGCGCTATCGGATCAACTGCTTTGGCCATCTGGGCGATGGCAACCTGCATTACAACGTGTTTCCGGAGCAGGGCCGCAGCCGTGAGGACCACGAGGCCGAGCGCGGCGCGATCAAGACTTGCGTGCATGATCTGGTCCATGAAATGGGCGGCTCGGTCAGCGCCGAACATGGGATCGGGCGGCTGAAAGTCGAGGATCTGGAGCGCTATGGCGACCCTGCGAAATTGGCCGCGATGCGGGCGATCAAGCAGGCGTTAGACCCCAAGGGCATCATGAACCCCGGCGCGGTGCTGCGCTGA
- a CDS encoding helix-turn-helix domain-containing protein: MVEILDKRHRAALFRERLTAALMSSGLSRAGLARAIAVDRSTVTQLLMADDARMPGGQVVAATAQALGVSSDWLLGLTDRPELAGDILATSLSVTETGRASAIDDQIFAWHEEAAGFKIRHVPATLPDMLKTHGVMRWEYAPTMNRRPDQAIGAAEARLDWMRSSRSDYEIALPIHELECFALGQGYYTGLSAELRREQIDWIIDVYDQLYPTLRLFIFDAHRVFSAPITVFGPKMAVIYMGRHYVAFRDRDRVQGVSQHFDWLIRESLASARQIPKILSALRNRIDD, encoded by the coding sequence ATGGTGGAGATACTCGACAAACGCCACCGTGCCGCTCTGTTCCGAGAGCGGCTGACTGCGGCTCTGATGAGTTCGGGCCTGTCCCGCGCCGGGCTCGCCCGCGCCATTGCCGTGGATCGCTCAACCGTGACACAGCTTCTGATGGCCGATGATGCGCGGATGCCTGGCGGCCAGGTCGTGGCTGCCACAGCCCAGGCGCTTGGCGTGTCATCCGACTGGCTTTTGGGCCTCACGGACCGGCCCGAATTGGCCGGCGATATCCTCGCCACCAGCCTGTCGGTGACCGAAACCGGCCGGGCCAGCGCCATCGATGACCAAATCTTCGCCTGGCATGAAGAGGCCGCCGGGTTCAAAATCCGCCATGTGCCCGCGACCCTGCCCGATATGCTCAAAACCCATGGCGTGATGCGGTGGGAATATGCCCCCACGATGAACCGCCGCCCGGATCAGGCGATTGGCGCCGCCGAGGCACGGCTCGATTGGATGCGGAGCAGTCGAAGCGATTACGAGATCGCGCTGCCGATCCATGAGCTGGAGTGTTTCGCCCTCGGTCAGGGCTATTACACCGGGCTCAGCGCGGAGCTGCGCCGCGAACAGATCGACTGGATCATCGACGTCTATGACCAGCTTTACCCGACGCTCCGGCTGTTTATTTTCGATGCCCACCGGGTGTTTTCCGCCCCGATCACCGTCTTTGGCCCGAAAATGGCGGTGATCTATATGGGCCGGCATTATGTGGCCTTCCGGGATCGCGACCGGGTGCAGGGGGTGAGTCAGCATTTCGACTGGTTGATCCGCGAAAGCCTGGCCTCTGCCCGGCAGATCCCCAAGATCCTCAGCGCGCTCCGCAACCGGATCGACGATTAG
- a CDS encoding GNAT family N-acetyltransferase, which produces MLARKRRPKIETERMTLRLPQHSDFRAWTWLRQGSAQFLQPWEPSWANDHLTRKSFTNRVYWAQRAIGQGSAMPLFMVRRSDDTLLGAITLDNIRRGPAQAGTLGYWIGQAHARQGYMQEAILAVVHYAFRSLDLSRVEAACLPENIASRGVLEKSGFKYEGVAQSYLQINGRWRNHVLYANLRNDRRGRTDVG; this is translated from the coding sequence ATGCTCGCCCGCAAACGCAGACCGAAGATCGAAACGGAACGGATGACCCTGCGCCTGCCGCAGCATTCCGATTTCCGGGCATGGACCTGGCTGCGCCAGGGCTCGGCGCAGTTCTTGCAACCCTGGGAGCCGTCTTGGGCCAACGATCACCTGACCCGGAAAAGCTTCACCAACCGGGTCTATTGGGCGCAACGGGCGATCGGCCAGGGCTCGGCAATGCCGCTTTTTATGGTCCGGCGGTCCGATGATACGCTTTTGGGCGCGATCACGCTCGACAATATCCGCCGTGGTCCGGCCCAGGCCGGCACGCTCGGCTATTGGATCGGGCAAGCCCATGCGCGCCAGGGCTATATGCAAGAGGCGATCCTGGCCGTTGTACATTATGCGTTCCGCTCGCTCGATCTGAGCCGGGTCGAGGCCGCCTGTCTGCCCGAAAACATCGCCTCGCGCGGCGTTTTGGAGAAATCTGGCTTCAAATATGAAGGCGTCGCGCAGAGCTATCTGCAGATCAACGGGAGGTGGCGGAACCATGTGCTCTATGCCAATCTCCGCAATGATCGGCGCGGACGAACGGATGTCGGGTAG
- a CDS encoding fatty acid desaturase yields MRVEWPTVSLIVLTYLSWILALFWLPMIWLPLAIAVAAFTIALQSSLQHEVTHGHPFPNRRLSEVVVFPSLNLCIPFIRFRDMHLDHHLDSNLTDPYDDPETNYLDPAVWDRLPWVVRAVLAANNTLIGRLVLGPIVSQAAFMAGDWRLIRGGDRGTLMAWVWHLVTIVSVVALVVLSPLPVWAYLLAAYIGVAVLKIRTFLEHRAHERASGRTVIIEDRGLLAFLFLNNNFHVVHHMHPRLPWYRIPTTYFANKDSYLQRNDGYLYRSYGEIFRRHLFRAKDPVPHPLWPRN; encoded by the coding sequence ATGCGCGTCGAATGGCCGACCGTTTCTTTGATTGTGCTGACATATCTGAGCTGGATTTTGGCGCTGTTCTGGCTGCCGATGATCTGGTTGCCGCTCGCGATTGCAGTGGCGGCGTTCACCATCGCGCTGCAGTCGTCCTTGCAGCATGAGGTCACCCATGGGCATCCGTTCCCGAACCGGCGGTTGAGCGAGGTGGTGGTGTTTCCGTCGTTGAACCTCTGCATTCCGTTCATCCGGTTCCGCGATATGCATCTGGATCATCACCTCGATAGCAACCTCACCGACCCTTATGACGACCCCGAAACCAACTATTTGGACCCGGCTGTCTGGGACCGGCTGCCTTGGGTCGTGCGGGCGGTGCTCGCGGCCAATAACACCCTGATCGGGCGGCTTGTTTTGGGGCCGATTGTGTCGCAAGCGGCGTTTATGGCGGGCGATTGGCGGCTGATCCGGGGCGGGGATCGGGGTACTCTCATGGCGTGGGTCTGGCACCTCGTGACGATTGTGTCTGTTGTCGCTTTGGTGGTTCTGTCGCCGCTGCCGGTCTGGGCCTATCTGTTGGCGGCCTATATCGGGGTTGCGGTTCTGAAAATCCGAACCTTCTTAGAGCACCGCGCGCATGAGCGGGCCAGCGGGCGGACGGTGATCATTGAAGATCGCGGTTTGCTGGCGTTTTTGTTCCTTAACAACAATTTCCACGTGGTCCATCACATGCATCCGCGCCTGCCCTGGTATCGGATACCAACCACATATTTCGCCAATAAAGACAGTTATTTGCAGCGCAATGACGGCTATCTCTACCGGTCCTATGGCGAGATTTTCCGGCGCCATCTGTTCCGCGCCAAAGACCCGGTGCCACATCCGCTTTGGCCGCGAAACTGA
- a CDS encoding M16 family metallopeptidase has product MSVQLHTLANGLRIVTEHMPGLQSAALGIWVNAGGRHERVEQNGIAHFLEHMAFKGTARRSALQIAEEIEDVGGYINAYTSRETTAYYARVLKDDVPLALDLIADIVLNPAFDPHEIEVERGVILQEIGQAADTPDDIIFDWLQEVAYPEQALGRTILGPTDRVRGFGQTDLTGFVAEHYGPGQLILSAAGAVDHDEIIRLAESIFGHLPPCGQKHPEPGQFAGGERREVKTLEQAHFTLALEAPGYRSDDIYTAQIYATALGGGMSSRLFQEIREKRGLCYTIYAQVGSYDDTGMTTIYAGTGAEDLPELAHLTMDEIKRAADDMSQAELDRARAQMKAGMLMGLESPSARAERLARLVAIWNRVPPLEETIARIDGVDLTGLRSYGADLATARQAAMALYGPVERAPDLTQLTERLAA; this is encoded by the coding sequence ATGAGCGTTCAACTGCACACGCTTGCGAACGGTCTACGCATCGTCACCGAGCATATGCCGGGCCTGCAATCTGCAGCGCTTGGCATCTGGGTCAATGCGGGTGGTCGCCATGAGCGGGTCGAGCAAAACGGGATTGCCCATTTCCTCGAGCATATGGCGTTCAAAGGCACCGCGCGCCGCAGCGCCTTGCAGATCGCTGAAGAGATCGAAGATGTGGGCGGATATATCAACGCCTATACCAGCCGCGAGACGACCGCCTATTACGCCCGGGTCTTGAAAGACGATGTGCCGCTTGCGCTCGATCTGATTGCCGACATCGTGCTCAACCCGGCGTTCGACCCGCATGAGATTGAGGTTGAGCGCGGTGTGATCCTGCAAGAGATCGGTCAGGCGGCAGATACGCCTGACGACATCATCTTCGATTGGCTTCAAGAGGTGGCCTATCCAGAGCAGGCGCTTGGTCGCACCATTCTTGGCCCGACCGACCGGGTGCGCGGCTTCGGCCAAACCGATCTGACAGGGTTTGTGGCTGAACATTACGGGCCGGGGCAGTTGATCCTCTCGGCCGCCGGTGCGGTGGATCATGATGAAATCATCCGCTTGGCAGAAAGCATCTTTGGCCATCTGCCGCCGTGCGGGCAGAAACACCCCGAGCCGGGGCAGTTCGCGGGCGGTGAGCGGCGCGAAGTGAAAACGCTGGAACAGGCGCATTTCACGTTGGCGCTTGAGGCCCCGGGCTATCGCTCCGATGACATTTATACGGCGCAGATCTATGCCACGGCGCTTGGCGGCGGTATGTCGTCCCGGCTGTTCCAAGAGATCCGCGAAAAGCGTGGGCTCTGCTACACGATCTATGCCCAGGTCGGTAGCTATGACGACACCGGGATGACCACGATTTATGCTGGCACGGGGGCCGAAGACCTGCCCGAACTCGCGCACCTGACCATGGATGAGATCAAACGCGCCGCTGACGATATGAGCCAGGCCGAGCTTGACCGGGCGCGGGCGCAGATGAAGGCAGGCATGTTGATGGGTCTCGAAAGCCCGTCTGCGCGCGCCGAGCGGCTGGCGCGTCTGGTGGCGATCTGGAACCGTGTGCCGCCGCTTGAAGAAACCATTGCCCGGATCGATGGCGTCGATTTGACCGGTTTGCGGTCCTATGGCGCTGATCTGGCGACTGCCCGCCAAGCCGCGATGGCGCTTTATGGCCCGGTGGAGCGCGCCCCTGATCTGACCCAACTGACGGAGCGCCTGGCCGCCTGA
- a CDS encoding YceI family protein encodes MLRLILALTLCLLPLGLSAQPVRYELEVDRSNVGFTYRFGDSTDNGTMPVSAADLLIDLDRPARSQVDVTVDVNAARTGFFLATQALQSPQVLDARRHPTIRFRSTRVVPEGAGARIEGEMTIRGVTRPTTLMAQFYRQRGTEAGDRRRLSIFLTGSVSRAAFGATGYASEVGDQVDLRILARIRRSDS; translated from the coding sequence ATGCTGCGCCTAATCCTCGCCCTTACCCTTTGCCTTCTCCCGCTCGGCCTCAGCGCCCAACCAGTGCGCTATGAGCTGGAGGTGGACCGGTCCAATGTCGGGTTCACCTATCGGTTTGGCGACAGTACGGATAACGGCACGATGCCGGTGAGCGCCGCCGATCTGTTGATTGACCTTGATCGCCCGGCCCGATCGCAAGTTGACGTGACCGTCGATGTCAACGCCGCCCGAACCGGGTTTTTCCTGGCAACACAGGCTTTGCAGAGCCCGCAAGTGCTGGATGCCCGCCGCCATCCGACGATCCGTTTCCGATCCACCCGGGTCGTGCCCGAAGGCGCCGGCGCGCGGATCGAAGGCGAGATGACCATCCGGGGCGTCACCCGGCCCACCACGCTCATGGCGCAATTCTATCGCCAGCGCGGTACCGAGGCCGGGGATCGTCGTCGCCTGTCGATCTTTCTGACCGGCTCGGTCAGCCGCGCGGCCTTTGGCGCGACGGGCTATGCGTCCGAGGTGGGCGATCAGGTCGATCTGCGCATCCTCGCCCGCATCCGCCGATCAGACTCCTAG
- a CDS encoding MFS transporter: MRLILSFTALFLSVILLQLSSGGVGPLDVLSGTALGFTNGQIGLLGSAHFLGFFIGCWWAPRLMGSVGHSRAFAAFTATGAIGLLAHMLVIDAYAWAAMRIASGMCVAGCYTVIEAWLQSKVTNATRGRAMGTYRMVDTGGSLCAQLLIGVLAPASYVSYNILAILCCAALLPLTLTRTSQPETPAAPRLRPILAWRLSPLAVAGVVVAGLGSAAFRMVGPLYGQEVGLRPDQIGFFLAAFVLGGALMQIPAGWLADRYDRRWVLIGFSAAAIFASATTAALAGLGTIAIFSGALLFGALTFPIYSISAAHAHDWADDSQRVELSAALMFFFALGAIIAPYASSALITLFGPPALFVFIGASHVVLLLYGLYRMGRRAAADKRSPYVWIPRTSFQVGRIFRRPR, translated from the coding sequence ATGCGCCTTATCCTTTCTTTCACCGCCCTTTTTCTCTCGGTCATCCTTCTCCAACTCAGCTCCGGCGGCGTCGGCCCGCTCGATGTTCTCTCCGGCACCGCGCTTGGCTTCACAAATGGCCAAATCGGCCTTCTCGGTTCGGCCCATTTCCTGGGCTTTTTTATCGGCTGTTGGTGGGCGCCGCGCCTGATGGGGTCGGTCGGCCATTCCCGCGCCTTTGCCGCCTTTACCGCGACCGGCGCCATCGGGCTTCTCGCGCATATGCTGGTGATCGACGCCTATGCCTGGGCCGCCATGCGGATCGCTTCGGGCATGTGCGTTGCGGGCTGTTACACGGTGATCGAGGCCTGGCTGCAATCCAAGGTCACCAATGCCACGCGTGGCCGCGCCATGGGCACCTATCGCATGGTCGACACCGGCGGATCGCTGTGCGCGCAGCTCCTGATTGGTGTGCTCGCGCCCGCCTCCTATGTCTCGTACAACATCCTCGCCATTCTCTGCTGCGCCGCCCTTCTCCCGCTGACGCTGACGCGCACCTCGCAGCCTGAAACCCCCGCCGCCCCGCGGCTCCGGCCCATCCTCGCCTGGCGTCTTTCGCCCCTGGCGGTGGCCGGCGTGGTGGTCGCAGGTCTCGGCAGCGCGGCCTTCCGGATGGTCGGCCCGCTTTATGGCCAAGAGGTCGGCCTCCGCCCCGATCAAATCGGCTTTTTCCTGGCCGCCTTCGTGCTCGGCGGCGCACTGATGCAAATCCCTGCGGGCTGGTTGGCCGACCGGTATGATCGCCGTTGGGTCTTGATCGGCTTCTCCGCTGCCGCGATTTTCGCCAGCGCCACCACCGCCGCCCTTGCAGGGCTCGGCACCATCGCGATCTTCAGCGGCGCGCTCCTTTTCGGTGCCCTCACCTTTCCGATCTATTCGATCTCAGCGGCCCATGCCCATGACTGGGCCGATGATAGCCAGCGGGTCGAACTCTCAGCAGCGCTGATGTTCTTCTTCGCCCTCGGAGCGATCATCGCGCCTTATGCCAGTTCGGCGTTGATCACGCTCTTCGGACCGCCCGCGCTTTTTGTCTTCATCGGCGCAAGCCATGTCGTCTTGCTCCTTTACGGCCTCTACCGAATGGGCCGGCGCGCCGCCGCCGACAAGCGCAGCCCTTATGTCTGGATTCCGCGCACCTCGTTCCAAGTGGGCCGTATCTTCCGCCGACCTCGCTGA
- a CDS encoding aldo/keto reductase: MKMIPLGQSTTQITNYCLGTMTWGSQTPEADAFRQMDMALEAGINIVDTAEMYPVNPVRAETVGDTEAILGCWIAANPARRADFVLATKVAGRNEGFVRPGQDITGPTFLEAFEGSLKRLNTDRIDLYQMHWPNRGSYHFRQIWDYDPSGQDKAATLAHMGDVLDAAESLVKAGKLGHLALSNDSAWGTAQWLRLSEERGLPRIASIQNEYSLLCRQFDSDLAELAVNEHVTLLAFSPLAAGLLTGKYQGGAVPEGSRMSLNETLSGRKTDRADQAVAAYHEIADRHGLDPIHMALAFTVQRPFPVCSILGATTSDQLAYILSGLEVTLSDEVLAEINTTHRAIPMPY; this comes from the coding sequence ATGAAGATGATCCCCCTTGGGCAGAGCACGACCCAGATCACCAACTACTGCCTGGGTACGATGACCTGGGGCAGTCAGACCCCTGAGGCCGACGCGTTTCGGCAGATGGATATGGCGCTGGAGGCGGGGATCAACATCGTCGATACCGCCGAGATGTATCCGGTAAATCCAGTCCGGGCGGAAACCGTTGGCGATACCGAAGCGATTCTCGGCTGTTGGATCGCGGCCAATCCGGCACGCCGCGCGGATTTCGTGCTGGCCACGAAAGTCGCCGGGCGAAATGAGGGCTTTGTGCGCCCCGGTCAGGACATCACCGGCCCGACGTTTTTGGAGGCGTTTGAAGGCTCATTGAAGAGGTTGAACACGGACCGGATCGATCTCTACCAAATGCACTGGCCCAATCGGGGCTCCTACCATTTCCGGCAGATCTGGGATTATGATCCGTCGGGGCAAGACAAGGCTGCGACGCTGGCGCATATGGGCGATGTGCTGGACGCGGCGGAGAGTTTGGTCAAAGCGGGCAAATTGGGGCATCTCGCGCTCTCGAATGACAGCGCATGGGGCACAGCGCAGTGGCTGCGCCTGAGCGAAGAACGCGGGTTGCCACGCATTGCGTCGATCCAGAACGAGTATTCCCTGCTTTGCCGGCAGTTTGACAGCGATTTGGCAGAGCTGGCCGTCAATGAGCATGTCACGCTTTTGGCCTTCTCACCGCTTGCGGCGGGGCTTCTGACCGGCAAATACCAAGGCGGTGCGGTGCCCGAAGGCTCGCGGATGTCGCTGAACGAGACACTGAGTGGCCGCAAAACCGACCGGGCCGATCAAGCGGTGGCCGCGTATCATGAGATCGCCGACCGCCATGGGCTTGACCCGATCCACATGGCGCTGGCCTTCACGGTGCAGCGGCCCTTCCCGGTCTGTTCGATCCTCGGGGCAACGACCTCTGACCAACTGGCCTATATTTTGAGCGGGTTGGAGGTGACGCTATCGGACGAAGTGTTGGCCGAAATCAACACCACGCATCGTGCAATTCCGATGCCCTATTGA
- a CDS encoding thioesterase family protein, producing MNETHYLTAFSNATDRLLLWAGMDAECIAAGQSVFSVETHLRHLGEVDIGDQITVTTRVLDGGGKRLHLWHEMRRGADMVATGEQMLLHVNLETRRPAAPPERVGLFFAGVAAAHAALPPPDGLGRAVGQPR from the coding sequence ATGAACGAGACCCACTATCTGACCGCGTTTTCCAATGCGACGGATCGGTTGTTGCTTTGGGCCGGGATGGATGCGGAGTGCATCGCGGCGGGGCAGAGCGTGTTTTCGGTCGAGACTCATTTACGCCATCTGGGCGAGGTCGATATCGGTGATCAGATCACGGTGACCACGCGGGTGTTGGACGGCGGTGGCAAGCGGCTGCACCTTTGGCATGAGATGCGGCGCGGCGCGGACATGGTGGCCACGGGCGAGCAGATGCTGCTGCATGTGAATCTCGAGACCCGGCGGCCTGCCGCGCCGCCGGAGCGGGTCGGGCTGTTCTTTGCGGGCGTGGCAGCGGCGCATGCGGCCCTGCCGCCACCTGACGGGTTGGGCCGGGCCGTGGGGCAGCCGCGCTAA